A stretch of the Perca flavescens isolate YP-PL-M2 chromosome 3, PFLA_1.0, whole genome shotgun sequence genome encodes the following:
- the LOC114552790 gene encoding protein MB21D2 — protein sequence MAAPALSSRAGSAGSLGNSPTMAAGRLPHSGGGAGPELDFRSAARMEDLNRLIQEFSKHDQREYDDQRALEIHTAKDFIFSMLGMVQKLDQKLPVANEYLLLSGGVREGVVDMDLDELSVYARGTDYDMDFTLLVPALKLHDRNQPVTLDMRHSALGHSWLSLRLFDEGTINRWKDCCTVVDHISGTVNYFFSPTLVADWFHQAVSLVLLEVQKKPQRGVPRVEKVQRNGTVISVILGVGSSRMLYDIVPVVSFKGWPAVAQSWLMENHFWDGKITEEEVISGFYLVPACSHKGRKENEWRLSFARSEVQLKKCISSSLMQAYQACKAIIVKLLSRPRAVSPYHLRSIMLWACDRLPANFLSQDDFSAHFLLGLIDDLQHCLVNKTCPNYFIPQCNMLEQLSDADAMLHARKLSSVRSDPAEHLRSTIEHAKAANRLTVEVQWRGGGAGGSATGNPPSPQSDAGGDSQPDDRLAKKLQQLVTENPGKSISVFINPDDVTRPHFRIDDKFF from the exons ATGGCGGCCCCTGCTCTCTCTAGTCGGGCTGGCTCGGCGGGCAGCCTCGGGAACAGCCCCACCATGGCCGCCGGCAGGCTGCCTCACAGCGGCGGCGGCGCCGGGCCCGAACTGGACTTCAGGTCGGCGGCCCGCATGGAGGACCTGAACCGGCTCATCCAGGAGTTCAGCAAGCACGACCAGCGGGAGTACGACGACCAGCGGGCTCTGGAGATCCACACGGCCAAGGACTTCATCTTCTCCATGCTGG gAATGGTCCAGAAGTTGGACCAGAAGCTGCCGGTAGCTAACGAGTACCTGTTGCTGTCGGGTGGCGTGCGGGAGGGCGTGGTGGACATGGACCTGGACGAGCTGAGCGTGTACGCCCGCGGGACGGACTACGACATGGACTTCACCCTGCTGGTCCCGGCGCTGAAGCTCCACGACCGCAACCAGCCCGTGACGCTGGACATGAGACACTCGGCGCTCGGCCACTCGTGGCTCAGCCTGCGCCTCTTCGACGAGGGAACCATCAACAg GTGGAAGGACTGCTGCACCGTGGTCGACCACATCAGTGGCACGGTGAACTACTTCTTCTCTCCGACGCTGGTGGCCGACTGGTTCCACCAGGCGGTCTCGCTGGTGCTGCTGGAGGTGCAGAAGAAGCCGCAGCGGGGCGTCCCGCGGGTGGAGAAGGTGCAGCGGAACGGCACGGTCATCTCCGTCATCCTGGGCGTGGGCAGCAGCCGCATGCTCTACGACATCGTGCCCGTGGTGTCCTTCAAAGGCTGGCCGGCCGTGGCGCAGAGCTGGCTGATGGAGAACCACTTCTGGGACGGCAAGATCACCGAGGAGGAGGTGATCAGCGGCTTCTACCTCGTCCCCGCCTGCTCGCACAAAGGCCGCAAGGAGAACGAGTGGCGGCTGTCCTTCGCCCGCAGCGAG GTGCAGCTGAAGAAGTGCATCTCGTCCAGCCTGATGCAGGCCTACCAGGCGTGTAAAGCCATCATCGTCAAGCTGCTGTCGCGGCCCCGCGCCGTGAGCCCGTACCACCTGCGCAGCATCATGCTGTGGGCGTGCGACCGCCTCCCCGCCAACTTCCTGAGCCAGGACGACTTCTCCGCCCACTTCCTGCTGGGCCTGATCGACGACCTGCAGCACTGCCTGGTCAACAAGACGTGTCCCAACTACTTCATCCCTCAGTGCAACATGCTGGAGCAGCTGTCGGACGCCGACGCCATGCTGCACGCCCGCAAACTCTCCTCGGTGCGCTCGGACCCGGCCGAGCACCTGCGCAGCACCATCGAGCACGCCAAGGCCGCCAACCGGCTCACGGTGGAGGTGCAGTGGCGCGGAGGAGGCGCAGGCGGCAGCGCCACAGGCAACCCGCCCTCGCCGCAGTCGGACGCCGGCGGCGACAGCCAGCCCGACGACCGGCTGGCAAAGAAGCTGCAGCAGCTCGTCACCGAGAACCCCGGGAAGTCCATCTCGGTGTTCATCAACCCCGACGACGTGACGCGGCCGCACTTCCGCATCGACGACAAGTTCTTCTGA